One Lytechinus pictus isolate F3 Inbred chromosome 11, Lp3.0, whole genome shotgun sequence genomic window, CctggttgttttttgttttgttttgaaataaataaaccacTCTTTTCCTTTACTTTTGGCTTCaactaataatttgaatttatttatttttcttaaaaaaaagagagctcAAACAGGGCCTTTGTAATACAATGCagggggccgcggaacggttttcaaagtggggggctgaccatgcaaaaaatcacaatcgtatggtcatttttacgtttttgtacatggttttggaaaaaagtgggggggcttcagccccccccagcccccccgcttccgcggcccttgcaatgtgtgtatacaaatctaagaaatacattgaaaactGATACAATATATTAAAGCTTAATTTTATACTTCTtgatacttgaaataaattgcatacaatgctacataacatattttacactcagcTGATCATCCCTCCTAAAAAGTGTAATCAAATGTCCATTGTCTCTAAAATCAAGagctacatattatacatgtataacaaattgttgaaacaatagaatacataaggaattggtgaaacaatcaaatacatcagaaaaaagcacacttgtatttttatttggtcatacaAAGTGCAAAAGGGATCATTTTTATACGTGAAAAAGGACccctgtacatacatgtatacaaaatttacaatactaagttgaaaaagagcttgtaatttatatcagaaaaacaaagaaatacattagaaattacaaaaacaatactttaaataaatttatttaggaaattatctacatgatgctgttttgatgccaactaaattatataaattatcTATCATGATCACcttcatttggcaaaaaaaaagaggcgagtaattgtgattttgcaTAATAATTTagaataaattagaaaaaattattttacacataataataataaaattacaagatgaAATGATTACACATCGATTGAGTCTTCTTtcacctttccattgatacctaaATTACTTTATACTATAGGgctaaaaaacaaagaagttagagcctgttgaagacttgggttcaaaatggtcacaaaaattGGTTCTGTACTCCATTGACTTTACATTAAgacaatgaccacaaatttggATGAATATGCGCGACTTAAACTGGAATAACTTTACTTTAGTCTTtataatttcttgatgaaaattagagttcttggtatcatttgaaaggtctttttaagagctttcaaatgataccaaatgtattcatatttgatgattttcattttttttgtcacatacacTACAATATGGGAGATTTATTTGGAGTCTCCCATACTGGTTGTGCGGTGTGCGCTATTATTAGTTTAGATTagccttttcttctcctttttttttactactttGGCTGGGTGTTTCCATTTATTCACTGACACTGTCACTGCACTGACAGTCACCCCGATTTCCAACACCTCTTAATCTGATAACCCCTTGGCCTTACTTTGAAGTTTGAGTTTGATTGAAGAACTTTCCATCTCAATTCTCATCATTCAAGATTTTTTTCCTAGTGtttgtaaattgtaatgttGTGTTCCTCTATCAAATCTGAACCAGTTTAaatatgtgcccccccccttctcctcaGTCCCCTCCCCTTTCACTTTCCATTCCCAGCTCTTTCTCCTCTCagactagacaggaataaccgtcgtttctggggatttattcaacaatttctgacattttactgtaatccccatttaccgacggtagggtgtacgtgtgggctcgcatgtgttctcattccctcccttttgtcaattcacagtccaaagtttgatgtaattttacacatcgaatttacaatctaaggatgtataaacaacaaacttttaaaacgtgatatttaaatgtttaaatactttaaacgatatagatgaaaaaggcatgaaaaatatactttaccgatgtttaattgggttgaacacgataaaaatggtcaaaatggcagccaaactataaaatatttacaaatgaacgtcaacaatcacgaatgtgatatcgatattgctttcgatattatacgatctgctccatatgcgaacgaaaccgaagataaacgatactagttatactagtactagtactacttataatcgcgatatatcgattcgagacattaagttaataacgataatgacgtcattcaagatggcaacttgcaagaaaaaccgtcaggtcaggtgaaaatgtcttagatgacagatttctcaatcatccagaggatttttttcaataactccggcccaaggtatgcaattacttaagttatttatatttccctgataatggaaaccatgaaactttcaattttgcttaaatttgttaaaaaacagttttaaatcgcgatctataaaacgctagttcactatacgttggctgtaggtacggggccccatccccttcagtctatgtatggtgagtggagccaacgtagttcagcggaacaaccaaaatacagagactgaagcttttggtctactctCAGACTGAGTCTTGACTTACCATGCTTACTCCGCGCTCCACCCTTCGGCGTCGTGTCGCTCATCACCCCAGTCGGGGCAGGCGTGGCGGGCAGCGCCAGCGCAGCGCCGGGCGCGGCCGTGACCGGACTTCTGACCGACGTTAGCGGGGAGGGGGAAATCGACTCTCACTCAGTTTTCActtaccctttttctttttaggCTTGATAGCCTCCGCGGGCATCGGACCAATccattcatcatcttcatcttcctcTTCAATGCTACGTTTTGTTCCTTTTTCCACCAAGTCACCCGATGATgccataatgataattatgaggTGTACCTTGTAATTTGCTCCGATTTCCAATAGAACACACGAGAATAATCATATATGGGactgaaattaacaatgtaggAAAAATCGTGTCCGTTTTGTTGGCTAGATTCGCATCAAGGAAACTCAATGTAAAATATGATGTCCATATTCATGGGGTGGAAACGATACTAGTGAAATGGATTGTCAACTTtaatattttgtgtaaaaaaaaattagacgTAATATTTCAAACTAATTATATCGCATAAAccttttataatatattttgtttaaaaagtatGGATGTAAACAAATTATTCGAGATCTTTGTGATCAAGACTACAAAGTTAAGTTCATCTCTGGACGTAAACATAAAATCGGATGAAAGTTCCATTTGGGAATCCGGAGAAATCATATAGCATccacaaatatataattttggaAGCTGAGGAAAGCATTCCAATACTTCATAGGAAGGGTATGCATGCACTTTTGATTAACAATTTTCAGCGGTTGCGGAGAAAAATGCTGTCAATTAACAACAGCCAGTAGCAGTGGTGTTGGGCTGCTGGAGCTCGGAGTCGAGGGGCGCATCCCCGGAGTTAACAAACACGAAAACATATTGATATTCATTGATTCATCTATTATTATTGCTGAAGCCATGGCATACTCTCCTTAACCCGGCCCAGGCTTGCCCTTGAATATGAATGAGTGCCATCATCATAATGGCCTGGGCCAGCCATCATGGCCCATGGCCATGGGCTGGCTTTACAGTTACAGTTACATGAGTAAAAGTCAGATCCCCCtctgaaaattgttgatgatTGTGTTGATAGTTTTGATACTCTAATTAATAGGTTGGCTGCCaggaaaaagacattttagcaGTCTTGGATAACTGCTTGTCTTGCGCGCTTGTTATGCTTGTCAttcaattaaaggacaagtccaccccaacaaaaagttgatttgaataaaaagagaaaaattcaacaagcaagttatgacattttaaatttttgctaaATTTAATAAAACAGttatttatatgcacatcctggtgggtatgcaaattaggagactgatgatgtcatccactcactattttgtattttattatgaaatggaTCTAGGGATCTTCtatttttctcattgtcaagtggaacaatgattaattcctccctgaacatgtggaattagcattgtttaatcctatatgattcagtcaagttggtccttattgtcaaatctataaaaaatgaaatatataattcaaacaataaaaaacaaaaatagtgagggacatcatcgactttctcatttgagttgtgcatatcactgttttgtgaaaaataaacaaaactttaaagtgtcatacatttaactgtcttattttacatccaaatttgatgaaattttaagcgttttggtagtttgatttttctctatttattcaaatcaacatttttctggggtgggctTGACCTTAAATCTTCTTTTCATCtgacatgccccccccccatacatgatgttaaaatgttttatttttgtaaaaagttGAGAGCATACTGATTGCCAAATGATAAACTGGGCTTTATTTTATCAATCTATGCATTTAtcatatcaatattcaataaaataaatcaattcatctCTTGTAAAGAATTTTCATCTTTGAATTAATCCTTTATTTTAGATTATTAGATATATTCACCTTTTCAGTTTTATCTGACCATATTAGAAAATAtctccttttttcctctccaatatttttgtctttttgtatgtttttttttaatcttttgtcatatattcatctcttcttttaataatatttgtctttttaattcatttggTGCTTCATTGAATCCACCTTCATGAATATCTATATCTATAGACCCCTATTTGTCtttagaatttatttttctcttcaaattcgtGTATTATAAATCATAATTACCCTTTTATTTGATTCCATATATATGTAGGCCTGTAATGTCTTTTCAGTGCTTATGATGGTTtgtccctctttttttttaactaaacCTAATCTCGTTATTTTTTCTCTTgtcaaccacccccccccttaTTCAGATGGTCATCTGTACCGCATCCTCATTTTTTGTGTGGAAAGGGTTCTATTTTAGGGGCTAACTTAACATAGAAACTCTTTGAATAGGGCGGCTTGTAgcctttttcaatatttttatttggggtACGTGTAGTTTATAAATCTTTAAATGAATACTGTTGTAGTTTTTGTTGATCATACTAATCAGCAGCCAGTTTGTTGATAATAATGCTTGTAAAAAGGTATCTCGGTGTTTATGTTGTAAATCTATGTCGAGATACataacttattttgttttcttttatcagGGTAGGGGCTTGAGATGTAAACAAACTAGCATTCAAGGTGACAAATATGGAATGACAGGAAACATGCAATGGCCGACGAAATTCCTCAGCGCCGCAGCGTGCGAAATATGATGAACCAATCCAGAACTTCAAGCGTGGAAGAAAACACGAGTGGAAAGGTTGCTGATGATAGAAACAATGTAGGTGAGGAATCCTTAGTTTCTACTAAAAATACTGGTAACAAGGGCAGCCGATCCTCAACTAGGAGGCGCTCACTCGAAGGAAACCAAATCTGCCCAGTGTGTGGAATCACAGTAAGACCTTCAGAAGTAGAGCAGCATTTCCGCTATGAAGTGGAGCAGATAGACCACATTGTCAGGCGTGGAAGAGTCTTGAGGGATGCACAAACTGCTTACATTTCATCCAAAGTACAAGAGAGGGACGATAGAAATGGGAAGAAACCGATGAAGAAACGCAAGCGTAAGAGAACGAGAGATGATAGCGACAGCGAAGAGTCGTCTTCAAGCAGTAGTGACAGTGAGAGTAGCGTGGAGATTGATAACAACCTATTATTGCTTGAAGTAAGAGCTAACAGGCATGCAAGGGAGAGGAAGAAACAACTACTTGAAAATCCAGAGTGCAATCCAGATACCATGCTATGCCCAGTATGCTTTATTCCTCTCATTGGTGAGTATTCACACATCAAGTAATATCATGTTCAATTATTGGTGTAGAGGGTAAATTAGATTGCTGTCAAATTGTTGATTGCTCAGGACCTACTGAGTTATATCCCAGCACCAGTTCCCTTATAAGTTTGGTGCAGTGGTGATCATTGGTGCTGTGATGATAGCATTGATCATACAATATCATGCACCAAAACGTtgacactgaacttgaaatcacccagtgtTGATTTCAAGTAGGTAGTTAAGATGAAAATTAGGCTGCTGAAATAAGCTCCAACATAGAATTCTGTTCAGaaaatttcagaaataaaaaaaattgtgttcttGAAAGCTCAATGCACAGTGATATCAGCCTATAAACCAGCTTGCTTCAATTTtggtgttgtggctggtgttttGGTTGACCAAACACTAACACCAAAGTTTAACAACAAAATTGCCAAAATTAATTGTGTAGTTACAGAGTATAGATGGAATATGAATAGCATGTTACAGGTTATTTGTAAAGTAGGAACAAACATCAATGTTGCACTTCATCCCCTGGCTTATCCCAAAGAGTACATTTACATATTCTCTTTCCATTGATTGCAAGTTATTTGTGTAGAGTTTTGCAATATATTGCTGGTCTGCTTCTCGCaacagaaaatatgaaataaattgatgaGCTATAATTGATCTCACAAATTgcaaattaatttcaatctGGTGCAACAAATTTTTTACAACACCCATTAGTCAAACTATTCTACCACCCATCCAACAACACAGAATTAAGTGTGCAGCTTGAAAGCCTTGATCATACAAAGTAGCTCTTCCTGCACACTGCTTTTACCAAGCTCAAATGTGCACTTCAAATTGGTCTGATTCCACAGGGTCGGAAGTGGACAGAAATCGCCATGTGGAGAACTGCCTGACGGGATGCCCTTCAGCAGCCCCTGCCACCAACTCCGCAGGAGATGATGCCCTGGATGTAGATGGGGAAGGTCTAGGAGAGGATGCAAGAGGAGGTGGTAGTGGAttagaagaggaggaagagacaACTGGTGACGATCCTTATGAAGTCTATGAATGGATGGGAGAGACTAGGCTTAGGACTGTCAGTCTTGTACCAGGGGGATATCAAGGTTAGTTCCTACAGCAGAAATCTGTAGTTAATTTTAGACtctggcctgtattctgaactctggcaTAGTTCAAACGGGTGGTCTTAAGTTGTGCTTTAAACTGGATAGCCGAATGATGCACCAATCTCTAGGAGCAAACAGGTTCATATTGTCAGTACATCTGGTAAATAAAATGGTCTCCATTACCAGCACAGACATaagttaatattttcttttcttttgttgcaAGAACCTTTATGTATTTTCAATCAGCCTTTTTATTACATATCTCTCGGCAGACGCACCTTTTATacgtttttaatatttttttaaaaatactgttGACATGTTAGCTATCAGACCTTATAAACCCACATTTAATTTGTTCTTTTGATATTAGGTCTGGGATATCAAATCAACTCATCACGAAAGTCCCAAGCTGCGAATGATGAAGACGACATTGATCtcgatgttgatggtgatgaaacGGAGCAGTTTGGTCCGCAGCAATACACAGAAGATGATGTCATCGCACGGTGTCCGTCCCGATCTTCTCAAGACACTGGGGATGTCGGCTATGAGGATCATGTCAGTGACAATCTCCTTATTGAATCATGCTTAGGTGCGGAGTGCAACGGTGACACTGGGAAAGAATCAGAGACTAAACACACTGTGACCAAACACGTTGGTCTTCCACCCAAAGGCATCCAGATGGTGGTGGAGAGTCTGAAGGCTCGTGTGAAGGAGTTGGAAGAGGAGAGCAGCGATGGCAGAGGAAGGTTAAAATGTCAGATCTGTATGGGGACATACAATTCACCATTGGTATCAATCCAGTGTTGGCATGTTCATTGTGAAGACTGCTGGCTGAAGAACTTGGTAAGAGAAGCATTGAATGTGTCTGCTTTAGGGAATGGGTCAGCCCAACCTTGAGgccatatatttataaatatctcTGTCCTTGGCCTTGGTTTGAGTCTCAGTGCAAAGCCTTTGAGAGTACCGTAAATCTCATGCCATGACCTTGTGTATGAAAACTGTTTATGTGGTAACATAAACCTCTCCAATCAATGCAGATCCTGGTATTGCACAAGAGATGACTAAAAATggtcttttattcatttattaaaaacccttattattttaaatttgaccctttatttcttttttaaacttagtttaagaaatgaatgcgagaACTGAAGAGATAGGGATAAATTGTAATAATTCTTTTATATGATAATTGTTAATTTCATCAAGGGCATTCATATTACCCCATTCCCTTGGTCA contains:
- the LOC129271102 gene encoding E3 ubiquitin-protein ligase Rnf220-like, which encodes MADEIPQRRSVRNMMNQSRTSSVEENTSGKVADDRNNVGEESLVSTKNTGNKGSRSSTRRRSLEGNQICPVCGITVRPSEVEQHFRYEVEQIDHIVRRGRVLRDAQTAYISSKVQERDDRNGKKPMKKRKRKRTRDDSDSEESSSSSSDSESSVEIDNNLLLLEVRANRHARERKKQLLENPECNPDTMLCPVCFIPLIGSEVDRNRHVENCLTGCPSAAPATNSAGDDALDVDGEGLGEDARGGGSGLEEEEETTGDDPYEVYEWMGETRLRTVSLVPGGYQGLGYQINSSRKSQAANDEDDIDLDVDGDETEQFGPQQYTEDDVIARCPSRSSQDTGDVGYEDHVSDNLLIESCLGAECNGDTGKESETKHTVTKHVGLPPKGIQMVVESLKARVKELEEESSDGRGRLKCQICMGTYNSPLVSIQCWHVHCEDCWLKNLASKKLCPKCQMITAPSQLRKVFL